A single region of the Salmo salar chromosome ssa16, Ssal_v3.1, whole genome shotgun sequence genome encodes:
- the nr2f2 gene encoding COUP transcription factor 2 isoform X3 encodes MLHAADESTYAFAVQRGRMPPTQPHHGQFALTNGDPLHCHSYLSGYISLLLRAEPYPTSRYGSQCMQPNNIMGIENICELAARMLFSAVEWARNIPFFPDLQITDQVALLRLTWSELFVLNAAQCSMPLHVAPLLAAAGLHASPMSADRVVAFMDHIRIFQEQVEKLKVLHVDSAEYSCLKAIVLFTSDACGLSDVAHVESLQEKSQCALEEYVRSQYPNQPTRFGKLLLRLPSLRTVSSSVIEQLFFVRLVGKTPIETLIRDMLLSGSSFNWPYMSIQ; translated from the exons ATGCTTCACGCTGCGGACGAATCGACGTATGCATTTG CGGTGCAACGGGGACGGATGCCACCCACACAGCCACACCATGGCCAGTTCGCCTTGACAAATGGGGACCCACTGCACTGCCATTCCTACTTATCCGGATATATCTCTCTACTGCTAAGAGCGGAGCCCTACCCAACGTCCCGGTATGGCAGTCAATGCATGCAACCCAACAACATCATGGGCATCGAGAACATATGTGAACTGGCGGCCAGGATGCTGTTCAGTGCGGTGGAGTGGGCCAGGAATATCCCCTTCTTTCCAGACCTTCAGATTACTGACCAGGTGGCTCTTCTGCGGTTGACCTGGAGTGAGTTATTTGTGCTCAACGCCGCACAGTGCTCCATGCCTCTCCATGTGGCTCCACTTCTGGCGGCGGCTGGCCTACACGCCTCCCCCATGTCTGCGGACAGAGTGGTTGCCTTTATGGACCACATTAGGATCTTCCAAGAACAAGTGGAAAAGCTGAAAGTTTTGCACGTTGACTCTGCTGAATACAGCTGCTTGAAGGCAATTGTGCTCTTCACTTCAG aCGCTTGTGGCCTCTCAGATGTGGCCCATGTGGAAAGTTTGCAAGAGAAGTCCCAGTGCGCCCTGGAGGAATATGTTCGGAGCCAGTATCCCAACCAGCCAACACGATTTGGGAAGTTGTTACTTCGCTTGCCTTCACTGCGCACAGTGTCTTCATCGGTCATAGAGCAATTGTTTTTCGTCCGATTGGTAGGTAAAACCCCAATTGAAACCCTCATCAGGGATATGTTGCTTTCGGGGAGCAGTTTTAACTGGCCTTACATGTCAATTCAGTAA
- the nr2f2 gene encoding COUP transcription factor 2 isoform X1 produces the protein MAMVVWRGSQDDVSETQGTLSSQSQGGLSLPTPQMNLSGSQVAPPTPQTTVQGPPNNTVQSTPTNQTMQSEKQQPQHIECVVCGDKSSGKHYGQFTCEGCKSFFKRSVRRNLSYTCRANRNCPIDQHHRNQCQYCRLKKCLKVGMRREVSLFTAAVQRGRMPPTQPHHGQFALTNGDPLHCHSYLSGYISLLLRAEPYPTSRYGSQCMQPNNIMGIENICELAARMLFSAVEWARNIPFFPDLQITDQVALLRLTWSELFVLNAAQCSMPLHVAPLLAAAGLHASPMSADRVVAFMDHIRIFQEQVEKLKVLHVDSAEYSCLKAIVLFTSDACGLSDVAHVESLQEKSQCALEEYVRSQYPNQPTRFGKLLLRLPSLRTVSSSVIEQLFFVRLVGKTPIETLIRDMLLSGSSFNWPYMSIQ, from the exons ATGGCAATGGTAGTGTGGAGAGGCTCCCAGGACGATGTGTCTGAGACCCAAGGTACCCTTTCTTCGCAATCACAAGGAGGACTATCCCTTCCGACCCCTCAGATGAATCTGTCAGGCTCTCAGGTCGCCCCTCCGACCCCTCAGACAACCGTCCAAGGACCCCCGAACAACACTGTACAGTCTACGCCGACAAACCAGACGATGCAGTCGGAGAAACAGCAGCCACAGCACATAGAATGCGTTGTTTGCGGGGATAAATCTAGTGGTAAACACTATGGCCAGTTTACTTGCGAGGGGTGCAAAAGCTTCTTCAAACGGAGCGTACGAAGGAACCTCAGTTACACATGCCGTGCCAACAGGAATTGTCCCATTGACCAGCACCATCGCAATCAGTGTCAGTACTGCCGCCTCAAAAAATGCCTGAAAGTTGGCATGAGACGGGAAG TTTCTCTTTTTACTGCAGCGGTGCAACGGGGACGGATGCCACCCACACAGCCACACCATGGCCAGTTCGCCTTGACAAATGGGGACCCACTGCACTGCCATTCCTACTTATCCGGATATATCTCTCTACTGCTAAGAGCGGAGCCCTACCCAACGTCCCGGTATGGCAGTCAATGCATGCAACCCAACAACATCATGGGCATCGAGAACATATGTGAACTGGCGGCCAGGATGCTGTTCAGTGCGGTGGAGTGGGCCAGGAATATCCCCTTCTTTCCAGACCTTCAGATTACTGACCAGGTGGCTCTTCTGCGGTTGACCTGGAGTGAGTTATTTGTGCTCAACGCCGCACAGTGCTCCATGCCTCTCCATGTGGCTCCACTTCTGGCGGCGGCTGGCCTACACGCCTCCCCCATGTCTGCGGACAGAGTGGTTGCCTTTATGGACCACATTAGGATCTTCCAAGAACAAGTGGAAAAGCTGAAAGTTTTGCACGTTGACTCTGCTGAATACAGCTGCTTGAAGGCAATTGTGCTCTTCACTTCAG aCGCTTGTGGCCTCTCAGATGTGGCCCATGTGGAAAGTTTGCAAGAGAAGTCCCAGTGCGCCCTGGAGGAATATGTTCGGAGCCAGTATCCCAACCAGCCAACACGATTTGGGAAGTTGTTACTTCGCTTGCCTTCACTGCGCACAGTGTCTTCATCGGTCATAGAGCAATTGTTTTTCGTCCGATTGGTAGGTAAAACCCCAATTGAAACCCTCATCAGGGATATGTTGCTTTCGGGGAGCAGTTTTAACTGGCCTTACATGTCAATTCAGTAA
- the nr2f2 gene encoding COUP transcription factor 2 isoform X2 produces the protein MAMVVWRGSQDDVSETQGTLSSQSQGGLSLPTPQMNLSGSQVAPPTPQTTVQGPPNNTVQSTPTNQTMQSEKQQPQHIECVVCGDKSSGKHYGQFTCEGCKSFFKRSVRRNLSYTCRANRNCPIDQHHRNQCQYCRLKKCLKVGMRREAVQRGRMPPTQPHHGQFALTNGDPLHCHSYLSGYISLLLRAEPYPTSRYGSQCMQPNNIMGIENICELAARMLFSAVEWARNIPFFPDLQITDQVALLRLTWSELFVLNAAQCSMPLHVAPLLAAAGLHASPMSADRVVAFMDHIRIFQEQVEKLKVLHVDSAEYSCLKAIVLFTSDACGLSDVAHVESLQEKSQCALEEYVRSQYPNQPTRFGKLLLRLPSLRTVSSSVIEQLFFVRLVGKTPIETLIRDMLLSGSSFNWPYMSIQ, from the exons ATGGCAATGGTAGTGTGGAGAGGCTCCCAGGACGATGTGTCTGAGACCCAAGGTACCCTTTCTTCGCAATCACAAGGAGGACTATCCCTTCCGACCCCTCAGATGAATCTGTCAGGCTCTCAGGTCGCCCCTCCGACCCCTCAGACAACCGTCCAAGGACCCCCGAACAACACTGTACAGTCTACGCCGACAAACCAGACGATGCAGTCGGAGAAACAGCAGCCACAGCACATAGAATGCGTTGTTTGCGGGGATAAATCTAGTGGTAAACACTATGGCCAGTTTACTTGCGAGGGGTGCAAAAGCTTCTTCAAACGGAGCGTACGAAGGAACCTCAGTTACACATGCCGTGCCAACAGGAATTGTCCCATTGACCAGCACCATCGCAATCAGTGTCAGTACTGCCGCCTCAAAAAATGCCTGAAAGTTGGCATGAGACGGGAAG CGGTGCAACGGGGACGGATGCCACCCACACAGCCACACCATGGCCAGTTCGCCTTGACAAATGGGGACCCACTGCACTGCCATTCCTACTTATCCGGATATATCTCTCTACTGCTAAGAGCGGAGCCCTACCCAACGTCCCGGTATGGCAGTCAATGCATGCAACCCAACAACATCATGGGCATCGAGAACATATGTGAACTGGCGGCCAGGATGCTGTTCAGTGCGGTGGAGTGGGCCAGGAATATCCCCTTCTTTCCAGACCTTCAGATTACTGACCAGGTGGCTCTTCTGCGGTTGACCTGGAGTGAGTTATTTGTGCTCAACGCCGCACAGTGCTCCATGCCTCTCCATGTGGCTCCACTTCTGGCGGCGGCTGGCCTACACGCCTCCCCCATGTCTGCGGACAGAGTGGTTGCCTTTATGGACCACATTAGGATCTTCCAAGAACAAGTGGAAAAGCTGAAAGTTTTGCACGTTGACTCTGCTGAATACAGCTGCTTGAAGGCAATTGTGCTCTTCACTTCAG aCGCTTGTGGCCTCTCAGATGTGGCCCATGTGGAAAGTTTGCAAGAGAAGTCCCAGTGCGCCCTGGAGGAATATGTTCGGAGCCAGTATCCCAACCAGCCAACACGATTTGGGAAGTTGTTACTTCGCTTGCCTTCACTGCGCACAGTGTCTTCATCGGTCATAGAGCAATTGTTTTTCGTCCGATTGGTAGGTAAAACCCCAATTGAAACCCTCATCAGGGATATGTTGCTTTCGGGGAGCAGTTTTAACTGGCCTTACATGTCAATTCAGTAA